A genomic segment from Aspergillus puulaauensis MK2 DNA, chromosome 1, nearly complete sequence encodes:
- a CDS encoding uncharacterized protein (COG:S;~EggNog:ENOG410PUX4;~InterPro:IPR022698,IPR013087,IPR021858;~PFAM:PF12013;~antiSMASH:Cluster_1.5) translates to MPPVRFGPGQILEYNEQYGVLICHECQYAIQKSALQSHLLRHKIYRADRQQLLSFISELNILEPDQVVLPTPESPPIDGLPVISGYRCTAAGCVNLCASIKRMKGHWRESHGIIDSSLARPVKLQTFFRGTKISYFEVTPVDEEDYDAGSDNDDHDADMEDLGQAYEPSPDSSVPSRMPLDLEILSYFHHFTSTTSLTLPSPQSTLSAAQYWQTRVVPQALSEHFLMCGLLALSACHLAAFTDNPEAEQRHRTRASEFSAEFLTGREAIATEDIKQTVTHIECLLRCAHWALAESPSDKRIMPEPGVPDQLQSIITTIQTSISPSAQDPPEETPAYALRILSWNPSDPGGFSPGTNTPTEICDRLRALPSHMADTFGRPENPQDVLVLLSAVASLVECCEMSFSSDEPGSAWVGMATWLTRLPARFKELVARHDPAVLVVVAHWAALLVNRAEGCGCWCVRGLAMTVLLRIAERLPADDDGGVQRLVALTVAA, encoded by the coding sequence ATGCCCCCTGTCAGGTTCGGCCCCGGACAAATCCTCGAATACAACGAACAATATGGGGTTCTCATCTGCCACGAGTGCCAGTATGCCATCCAGAAGAGCGCCCTGCAGAGCCACCTGCTGCGACACAAGATCTATCGCGCGGATAGACAGCAGCTGCTATCGTTTATCTCTGAACTGAATATATTGGAACCGGATCAGGTGGTTCTTCCTACACCGGAATCACCGCCCATTGATGGCCTCCCTGTTATCTCGGGCTACCGCTGTACCGCCGCGGGTTGTGTCAACCTTTGTGCGAGTATCAAGCGCATGAAAGGGCATTGGAGAGAAAGTCATGGTATCATTGATTCCTCGCTTGCTCGGCCGGTCAAATTGCAGACTTTCTTTCGGGGCACGAAGATATCGTATTTCGAGGTTACTcctgttgatgaagaggactaCGATGCTGGGAGTGACAATGACGACCACGATGCTGATATGGAAGACCTTGGTCAGGCCTACGAACCTTCGCCAGACAGCAGTGTGCCTTCTCGAATGCCTCTGGACTTGGAGATACTCTCGTACTTTCACCATTTCACATCCACAACAAGCCTTACACTACCTAGCCCTCAAAGTACGCTCTCTGCAGCGCAATACTGGCAAACCCGAGTTGTTCCCCAAGCACTCTCCGAGCATTTCTTAATGTGCGGTTTATTGGCACTATCTGCCTGCCATCTGGCTGCATTCACGGACAATCCAGAGGCCGAACAACGCCATCGCACGCGAGCATCTGAGTTCTCTGCTGAATTCCTCACTGGCCGGGAAGCCATCGCCACAGAGGACATCAAACAGACGGTAACGCATATTGAATGCCTGCTACGCTGTGCACACTGGGCCCTTGCCGAATCACCTTCCGATAAACGTATCATGCCAGAACCAGGCGTGCCTGATCAACTACAGAGTATCATAACAACCATCCAGACATCCATCTCCCCATCCGCACAAGATCCCCCAGAAGAAACACCCGCGTATGCGCTTCGAATCTTATCATGGAACCCCTCTGACCCAGGTGGCTTTTCACCGGGCACCAACACACCCACTGAAATATGTGACCGTCTCCGcgccctcccctcccacATGGCCGACACATTCGGCAGACCCGAGAACCCGCAGGACGTGCTAGTCCTTCTATCAGCCGTAGCATCACTAGTAGAATGCTGCGAGATGAGCTTTTCATCGGACGAGCCCGGATCAGCGTGGGTGGGGATGGCGACGTGGCTGACCAGATTGCCGGCCCGGTTTAAAGAGCTAGTTGCGCGTCACGATCCGGCGGTCTTGGTAGTTGTTGCGCATTGGGCAGCACTGCTGGTGAATCGGGCTGAGGGTTGTGGCTGTTGGTGTGTTAGGGGGTTGGCTATGACAGTTTTGCTGCGGATTGCTGAGAGACTTcctgctgatgatgatgggggGGTTCAGCGGCTTGTTGCGCTTACTGTTGCGGCATAG
- a CDS encoding zinc-binding alcohol dehydrogenase family protein (COG:Q;~EggNog:ENOG410PWD9;~InterPro:IPR013154,IPR013149,IPR036291,IPR011032, IPR020843;~PFAM:PF00107,PF08240;~SMCOG1028:crotonyl-CoA reductase / alcohol dehydrogenase;~antiSMASH:Cluster_1.5;~go_function: GO:0016491 - oxidoreductase activity [Evidence IEA];~go_process: GO:0055114 - oxidation-reduction process [Evidence IEA]): MTITNQAAWLTKAGTPLEVGDAPLPTAGPGEIVVKNAAVAINPLDTHMQDVGVFVQQWPSVFGCDVAGVVHEAGPDVQRFKKGDRVIGHAINLVTGRPQDGAYAHYTVIPADKAAILPDAISFTDGVVVPFAVETAVCALSLKEPGVAMPGVSTPALALPYPTLDTPVKPLGKTIVIYGGSSSVGSMTTQIATAAGINVIAIAGAHNFDFSKRCGATEVFDHKDTAVAEKVIAAVQQAGNEFVGIFDAVATPDTYANDLIILEKLGGGHLAAVHPPPADVPENVKAGMIFAVNDIATPVWKDFVTPALESGRIQCLPRPTVVGKGLESVDEALKKCKAGVSATKLVVEL; this comes from the exons ATGACCATCACCAACCAAGCTGCCTGGCTCACCAAGGCCGGTACTCCTCTCGAAGTCGGCGACGCCCCTCTGCCCACCGCCGGCCCTGGCGAGATCGTTGTCAAGaacgccgccgtcgccatcaACCCGCTCGACACCCACATGCAGGATGTCGGCGTCTTCGTCCAGCAGTGGCCCTCCGTCTTCGGCTGCGACGTTGCCGGTGTCGTGCACGAGGCTGGCCCTGATGTCCAGCGCTTCAAGAAGGGCGATCGTGTAATTGG CCACGCAATCAACCTCGTCACCGGCCGTCCCCAGGATGGCGCCTACGCCCACTACACCGTCATCCCGGCTGATAAAGCCGCCATCCTGCCCGACGCCATCTCCTTCACCGACGGCGTCGTCGTCCCCTTCGCCGTCGAAACAGCCGTCTGCGCTCTCTCCCTCAAGGAGCCCGGCGTCGCCATGCCCGGTGTCTCAACCCCGGCTCTCGCCCTGCCGTATCCCACCCTCGACACCCCCGTTAAGCCCCTCGGCAAGACCATCGTCATCTACGGCGGCTCCTCGTCCGTCGGGTCCATGACGACCCAGATCGCCACAGCCGCAGGCATAAACGTGATTGCCATCGCCGGCGCACACAACTTCGACTTTAGCAAGCGCTGCGGCGCAACTGAAGTCTTCGACCACAAGGATACCGCTGTTGCGGAGAAGGTCATTGCCGCTGTACAGCAGGCCGGCAATGAGTTCGTTGGCATCTTCGACGCAGTCGCTACACCCGACACTTATGCCAATGACCTGATTATCCTGGAGAAGCTAGGTGGCGGACACCTTGCTGCTGTGCACCCGCCTCCTGCTGATGTGCCCGAGAACGTCAAGGCCGGTATGATCTTTGCGGTCAATGATATTGCGACGCCGGTTTGGAAGGATTTTGTTACTCCTGCGCTGGAGAGTGGCAGGATTCAGTGTCTTCCGCGCCCGACTGTTGTGGGCAAGGGCCTTGAGAGTGTTGatgaggcgttgaagaagtGTAAGGCTGGGGTTAGTGCTACGAAGTTGGTTGTGGAGTTGTAA
- a CDS encoding uncharacterized protein (COG:S;~EggNog:ENOG410PTE3;~antiSMASH:Cluster_1.5), whose amino-acid sequence MNHSQGPIGKLAQGVVTSIGFASEVRGYKKAKKAAKLENESELQGQSQIEEQPNIASPARSPSSHSNPHEAERQADIDIEEPPAYEEIERSWELDEAQDIVIEAKKPRKSKDGVANPDKVIAAFLQRHPPHSPVSPSQQPSSGSRLEYPVAIPQRRPKDKKRGFIRAYAPDLQSVGIDQEAWFDFIETLNEASLANPWINALNLASLAASPLPSAISMAVSTAIMVATTIAIETQGRYRQNKALDKLNDEFFRPRGLFCLVMTWDSTSLDSRTNANVNTTIQNTIDSQGRMSHKFQSSNGVTNGMESIQTAQLIFPGLDLLATVSKDEEKGLKKKMQRGKRFVDDYMDRRAQAKFFAENPTSHLNQAGKPTFQSKYADPTYQLGGGFQSQTQTRGYYSRRDMRRERGGGFGGPLGLIGMAVQTIADRGQQTTTGNRCVSVSHARYGSGSDCYESDRDMYRQDQQSPYPQQNGVRAGRGLKNKLFKSKVLYLMVVNMPTAEEMAEARHLTADWDVRTEQHRF is encoded by the exons ATGAACCATTCACAAGGCCCAATCGGCAAGCTCGCCCAAGGTGTCGTCACTAGCATTGGCTTCGCCTCCGAAGTGCGAGGATACAAAAAAGCGAAGAAGGCAGCTAAACTGGAGAACGAGAGCGAACTGCAGGGGCAGTCCCAGATTGAAGAGCAACCAAATATTGCATCCCCTGCTCGGTCTCCATCGTCACACTCAAATCCTCACGAAGCGGAGAGGCAAGCCGATATCGATATAGAGGAACCTCCTGCCTatgaggagattgagcgCTCATGGGAGCTAGACGAAGCACAGGATATAGTGAtagaggcgaagaagcctCGCAAAAGCAAAGACGGAGTCGCCAATCCCGACAAAGTCATTGCTGCATTCCTCCAACGACACCCTCCTCACAGCCCAGTATCGCCATCACAGCAGCCAAGTTCTGGATCCAGACTTGAATACCCCGTTGCAATCCCCCAGCGACGGCCAAAAGATAAGAAACGGGGCTTCATCCGCGCATATGCACCGGACTTGCAAAGCGTGGGCATTGACCAGGAGGCCTGGTTTGATTTTATCGAAACACTCAATGAAGCGAGTCTTGCCAATCCGTGGATCAATGCTCTTAATCTGGCGTCTCTTGCGGCGTCCCCGTTGCCTTCTGCAATTTCTATGGCTGTTTCAACAGCCATTATGGTTGCTACTACCATTGCTATCGAGACGCAGGGTCGATATCG ACAAAACAAAGCCCTTGATAAACTCAACGATGAATTCTTTCGTCCACGCGGGCTGTTCTGCCTTGTAATGACATGGGACAGCACATCACTTGATTCTCGCACAAACGCCAATGTCAACACTACCATTCAAAACACGATCGATAGCCAGGGCAGGATGTCTCACAAATTCCAGTCCTCCAACGGAGTCACCAATGGAATGGAGTCTATACAGACCGCACAGCTCATCTTCCCAGGCCTAGACCTTCTCGCAACTGTATCAAAagacgaagagaaaggccTCAAGAAAAAGATGCAGCGCGGAAAACGTTTCGTTGATGATTATATGGATCGAAGGGCACAAGCCAAATTC TTCGCCGAAAACCCAACCAGCCATCTCAATCAAGCCGGAAAACCAACATTCCAATCCAAGTACGCTGATCCAACGTACCAACTCGGAGGCGGATTTCAATCCCAGACCCAAACCCGTGGCTACTACTCGAGGAGAGATATGCGAAGGGAAAGGGGGGGAGGGTTCGGCGGACCTCTCGGACTAATCGGCATGGCTGTGCAGACAATTGCAGATCGAGGGCAGCAGACTACAACCGGAAACCGCTGTGTTTCTGTTTCCCATGCTCGTTATGGGTCTGGTTCTGATTGTTACGAGAGTGACAGAGACATGTACAGACAGGACCAGCAATCGCCGTATCCTCAGCAAAATGGTGTTAGAGCCGGTAGGGGACTGAAGAATAAGCTCTTCAAATCG AAAGTCTTATACTTGATGGTTGTTAATATGCCTACGGCTGAAGAGATGGCTGAAGCACGGCACTTGACGGCCGATTGGGATGTTCGAACTGAGCAGCATCGATTCTAG
- a CDS encoding class I SAM-dependent methyltransferase (COG:S;~EggNog:ENOG410PT5P;~InterPro:IPR029063;~PFAM:PF13649,PF13489,PF08242,PF08241,PF13847;~antiSMASH:Cluster_1.5): protein MPEPTKPSQGEYVLIRSNAESERLEKQFNSWQANIGYLIHPSIAQHDDMRIADVGTGTGIWLQQLAKVLPPSTRLDGFDLSDSMFSRDNLPGNIKFHYQNFLQPFPEEVLGKYDLVHVRVMVLALSSDEWEPAVRNLMTLLRPGGYLQWVDCAAHDCVVKGPDGANPTHAQRYMDIFQSGMMAVGKTPNIAALKGIFQKSGLADCEEQVFTLVNPKAREDVNVTVVDGITHFLLAALKLGKKGLVGSEEEIVALRQAALDDFRDLGCYYCYDVHVVVGRK from the exons ATGCCCGAGCCCACTAAACCTTCGCAAGGCGAATACGTGCTGATTCGCAGCAATGCCGAGAGTGAAAG GCTAGAAAAGCAATTCAATTCCTGGCAAGCCAACATCGGCTATCTCATCCACCCTTCCATCGCACAACATGATGATATGCGCATTGCAGACGTCGGGACCGGAACAGG AATATGGCTACAGCAGCTCGCAAAAGTCCTCCCGCCCAGCACTCGACTCGACGGCTTCGACCTATCAGACTCGATGTTCAGCAGAGACAACCTACCAGGGAACATCAAGTTCCACTACCAGAATTTCCTGCAGCCATTCCCGGAAGAGGTTCTTGGGAAATACGATCTTGTTCATGTGCGCGTTATGGTGCTCGCGCTGTCTTCGGATGAATGGGAGCCTGCTGTGAGGAATCTTATGACTCTGCTCC GACCGGGTGGTTATCTCCAGTGGGTTGACTGCGCCGCCCACGACTGCGTAGTGAAAGGACCGGACGGGGCAAACCCTACGCACGCCCAGCGTTATATGGACATATTCCAGTCGGGGATGATGGCTGTTGGGAAGACGCCAAA TATTGCCGCGCTGAAGGGCATCTTCCAGAAAAGCGGACTGGCAGACTGCGAAGAACAGGTGTTCACTCTTGTTAATCCTAAAGCGCGTGAGGATGTCAATGTGACAGTGGTTGATGGGATCACGCATTTTCTGCTTGCGGCTTTGAAACTTGGGAAGAAGGGGCTGGTGGGttcggaggaggaaattgTGGCTTTGCGACAGGCTGCGCTGGATGATTTCCGTGATCTGGGTTGTTATTATTGTTATGATGTTCATGTGGTGGTTGGGAGGAAATAA
- a CDS encoding putative quinol monooxygenase (InterPro:IPR011008,IPR007138;~PFAM:PF03992;~antiSMASH:Cluster_1.5): MSEEVNVVVIHYPKPERIQEFRDLVLRVKNTFKHSPGTISQHAFEVKNAEGGGPEIVVTEKYKDHASLEKVVSSDEFKEISKLVIELVRQPPRVISGTPLPGFEESRT, translated from the exons ATGTCTGAAGAAGTCAACGTTGTTGTGATTCATTACCCGAAGCCGGAAAGGATACAGGAG TTTCGAGACCTGGTCCTCCGCGTTAAGAATACATTCAAGCACTCCCCGGGCACGATTAGCCAGCACGCTTTCGAAGTCAAGAATGCGGAGGGCGGCGGCCCTGAGATTGTTGTTACTGAAAA ATACAAAGACCACGCGTCACTAGAGAAAGTCGTCTCCTCTGATGAGTTTAAGGAAATCAGCAAGCTAGTTATAGAGCTGGTTAGACAGCCTCCTCGGGTTATTAGTGGAACTCCACTGCCAGGATTTGAGGAGAGTCGCACTTAG
- the ERG25_1 gene encoding sterol desaturase family protein (COG:I;~EggNog:ENOG410PGFD;~InterPro:IPR006694;~PFAM:PF04116;~TransMembrane:1 (o198-219i);~antiSMASH:Cluster_1.5;~go_function: GO:0005506 - iron ion binding [Evidence IEA];~go_function: GO:0016491 - oxidoreductase activity [Evidence IEA];~go_process: GO:0008610 - lipid biosynthetic process [Evidence IEA];~go_process: GO:0055114 - oxidation-reduction process [Evidence IEA]), with translation MNSTVLPPGTYWGQYQDITKFNPHLSVAERLWVAWYAWVQNDVLATGIMSFAVHELFYFGRSLPWVFIDSLGFFNRYKIQSSKVPSLREQWDCAKFVLLSHFTVELPQIWLFHPMAQFCGLSTSIPFPSPWTMAYQIAIFFVMEDTWHYFFHRALHWGPLYKAIHKIHHQYSAPFGLAAEYASPIEVMILGFGTVSCPILWCAFTGNLHILTMYIWIVLRLFQAIDAHSGYEFPYSLHHFLPFWAGADHHDLHHEKFIGNYSSSFRWWDYLLDTEYTPDALKRRRGEKVTAKKTQ, from the exons AT GAATTCTACCGTGCTGCCCCCCGGCACCTATTGGGGCCAATATCAGGATATCACCAAATTCAATCCCCACCTGAGCGTGGCAGAGAGATTGTGGGTCGCATGGTATGCGTGGGTACAGAATGATGTCCTGGCCACCGGTATCATGTCCTTCGCCGTCCACGAGTTGTTCTACTTCGGCCGCTCTCTTCCGTGGGTCTTCATCGATAGCTTGGGTTTCTTCAACAGATACAAGATTCAAAGT AGCAAAGTACCTTCATTACGCGAGCAATGGGATTGCGCCAAGTTTGTGCTTCTGAGCCACTTCACCGTCGAACTTCCTCAAATCTG GCTTTTCCACCCAATGGCCCAGTTCTGCGGTCTATCAACCTCGATCCCTTTTCCGTCTCCCTGGACTATGGCATATCAGATTGCCATATTTTTCGTGATGGAGGACACTTGGCACTATTTTTTCCACCGAGCGCTTCATTGGGGTCCACTCTACAAGGCTATCCACAAAATTCACCATCAGTATTCCGCACCATTTGGCTTGGCCGCCGAATATGCTTCTCCCATTGAAGTGATGATTCTCGGCTTCGGGACCGTCAGCTGCCCGATCCTCTGGTGTGCTTTCACCGGTAACCTGCATATTCTCACTATGTATATCTGGATTGTGTTGCGCTTGTTCCAGGCTATCGACGCCCACAGTGGCTACGAATTTCCTTACAGTCTTCACCACTTCTTGCCTTTctgggctggtgctgatCATCACGACCTCCACCATGAGAAATTCATTGGGAACTACTCAAGCAGCTTCCGCTGGTGGGACTACCTCCTTGACACCGAATACACTCCGGATGCGCTGAAGCGCCGAAGAGGGGAAAAGGTgacggcaaagaagacaCAATGA
- a CDS encoding uncharacterized protein (COG:Q;~EggNog:ENOG410PIPM;~InterPro:IPR026992,IPR027443,IPR005123;~PFAM:PF03171,PF14226;~antiSMASH:Cluster_1.5;~go_function: GO:0016491 - oxidoreductase activity [Evidence IEA];~go_process: GO:0055114 - oxidation-reduction process [Evidence IEA]) encodes MEFPIISINHLESDFNRISSKIFKASQDWGFFIVTDHGITGASRMFTLSREFFDLPMDVKCEKPLNELGVGYDGHKATTFAASEGMAFGLPAGQLSQSPNIHSWWDSAKLREIESFKAQCNELTLRILPCFAAHMGLPASFFAASHNQSLPGNALKFMKYPKMPAEPGPGGLAARLAPHTDWGTLTLLFTRAPGLEVRDPGNSWHDVPVVPGGIVVNIGDALSFWTGRQLKSTMHRIAWEKVPFDQDRYSIPYFAQPSFETDLQPLTGKAEAGCKPFKYQEYYTSRISLTWGSVLRGDGKQLDVDNRLTQYLTELDANDVPTE; translated from the exons ATGGAATTCCCAATCATCAGCATCAATCATCTAGAGTCCGACTTCAACAGAATTTCCAGCAAAATATTCAAAGCCAGTCAGGACtggggcttcttcatcgtcaccgaCCATGGTATCACTGGAGCCAGCAGGATGTTTACCCTG TCGCGGGAGTTCTTCGACCTGCCAATGGACGTGAAATGCGAGAAACCCCTAAACGAACTCGGTGTCGGATATGACGGGCACAAAGCCACCAC ATTCGCCGCATCAGAAGGAATGGCCTTCGGCCTCCCAGCCGGCCAACTATCCCAAAGCCCTAACATCCACAGCTGGTGGGACAGCGCAAAACTGCGCGAGATCGAATCGTTCAAAGCACAATGCAACGAGCTAACACTACGAATTCTCCCCTGTTTCGCCGCTCACATGGGTCTTCCGGCCTCATTCTTCGCCGCATCCCATAACCAGTCCCTCCCCGGCAACGCACTCAAATTCATGAAGTACCCGAAGATGCCAGCGGAGCCGGGCCCTGGTGGGCTTGCTGCGAGGTTAGCGCCGCATACGGATTGGGGGACCCTCACGCTTCTGTTTACTAGGGCGCCTGGGTTGGAGGTGCGGGATCCTGGGAATAGCTGGCATGATGTCCCTGTTGTTCCCGGTGGGATTGTGGTTAATATCGGGGACGCGTTGTCCTTTTGGACTGGGAGACAGCTGAAATCGACTATGCATCGGATTGCGTGGGAGAAGGTGCCGTTTGATCAGGACCGTTATAGTATTCCGTACTTTGCGCAGCCGAGTTTTG AGACTGATCTTCAACCACTCACGGGGAAAGCAGAGGCTGGCTGTAAGCCGTTTAAGTATCAGGAGTACTACACTTCTCGTATTAGCTTGACTTGGGGGAGTGTCCTTCGTGGCGATGGGAAACAGCTTGATGTGGACAACAGATTGACGCAGTACCTGACAGAGTTGGACGCCAATGATGTTCCTACAGAGTAA
- a CDS encoding uncharacterized protein (COG:S;~EggNog:ENOG410PWP0;~SECRETED:SignalP(1-21);~TransMembrane:1 (n2-13c21/22o358-378i);~antiSMASH:Cluster_1.5), with amino-acid sequence MIAVFRFFVALAIWAPTLVTARVCTSDGANGSYNISSPEQAADLFAGCTTIITSQLRINNWFNGTFSLPGVTNITGSIVCSLDGSYFFRQGVEAIEAPDLVHLGGMQLSKTAIQRMEFPSLRTIARGLELGWFSDGEAVEFPALIEAGAVVLKRRFSRFNFDSLKTVHGDLIIEQCTFCDPGQDYATEFTPNASFPALQSAGFVRIAGIFSDINLPALVSAGPPTITGKATTDSGISIHVKALGIELDFPALTSVDKQLYVHDAVLGLDMHELEHINGSLRIDPSTPLTLDLPLISAEWIQLDGHIKQASFPDINTTTTPLRLDGIPCAAIGPGLRDSGYYIERCGEYKAPLSKGAKIAAGVVVPLGVLGTIVALVVWHKRRARRRGAKTVGEVGDVGDVVDLPPRGAEAHREQSRSQTPPPPYEARES; translated from the exons ATGATCGCCGTCTTCAGATTCTTTGTGGCGCTCGCCATATGGGCGCCGACCC TGGTAACGGCTCGCGTATGCACATCAGACGGAGCAAACGGCTCCTACAACATCAGCAGCCCAGAACAAGCAGCCGACCTGTTTGCCGGCTGCACGACAATCATCACAAGCCAACTCCGCATCAACAACTGGTTCAACGGGACATTCTCGCTCCCCGGCGTAACAAACATCACTGGCAGCATCGTCTGCTCGCTTGATGGGAGTTACTTCTTCCGCCAGGGTGTGGAGGCCATCGAGGCGCCGGACCTGGTGCACCTGGGCGGGATGCAGCTTTCGAAAACGGCCATTCAGCGCATGGAGTTTCCGTCGCTGCGCACTATCGCCCGGGGTCTTGAGCTTGGGTGGTTTAGTGATGGTGAGGCTGTGGAGTTTCCGGCATTAATAGAGGCCGGGGCTGTGGTTCTTAAGAGGAGGTTTTCTAG ATTCAACTTCGACTCCCTCAAAACCGTCCACGGCGACCTGATCATCGAGCAATGCACGTTCTGCGATCCGGGCCAGGACTACGCGACCGAGTTCACGCCCAATGCGTCCTTCCCAGCGCTTCAATCGGCTGGTTTCGTCCGTATAGCCGGGATCTTTTCAGA TATCAACCTACCCGCCCTCGTCTCTGCCGGGCCCCCAACCATTACGGGCAAGGCCACCACGGACTCGGGGATCTCCATCCACGTCAAGGCGCTGGGGATCGAGCTAGACTTTCCCGCGTTGACGTCGGTTGATAAGCAGCTTTATGTTCATGATGCAGTTCTTGG CCTCGATATGCACGAGCTCGAGCACATAAATGGCTCCCTCCGAATCGACCCCTCAACCCCGCTAACCCTGGATCTCCCACTGATCAGCGCAGAGTGGATCCAGCTTGATGGGCATATCAAACA AGCCTCCTTCCCGGATATaaacacaacaaccacacccCTCCGCCTAGACGGTATTCCCTGCGCCGCGATCGGGCCGGGTCTGCGGGACTCGGGGTACTACATAGAGCGCTGCGGCGAATACAAGGCGCCGCTAAGTAAAGGGGCGAAAATTGCCGCGGGGGTGGTTGTCCCGCTTGGCGTGCTGGGGACTATTGTTGCGCTTGTCGTTTGGCAtaagaggagggcgaggaggaggggggcGAAGACTGTCGGGGAGGttggggatgttggagatgtgGTCGATTTGCCGCCGAGGGGGGCTGAGGCGCATAGGGAGCAGAGTCGAAGTCagacgccgccgccgccgtatGAGGCGAGGGAGTCGTGA